From the genome of Chelmon rostratus isolate fCheRos1 chromosome 1, fCheRos1.pri, whole genome shotgun sequence, one region includes:
- the aldh1a2 gene encoding retinal dehydrogenase 2 — protein sequence MTSSEIEIPGEVKSDPAALMASLQLMPSPVPNPEIKYTKIFINNEWQDSVSGKVFPAYNPATGEQICEVQEAEKADVDKAVQAARLAFSLGSVWRRMDASERGRLLAKLADLVERDSVYLATIESLNSGKPFLPTLFVDLQGTIKTLRYFAGYADKIHGTSIPMDGEYLTFTRYEPIGVCGQIIPWNFPLMMTAWKLGPALACGNTVVLKPAEQTPLTCLYIAALVKEAGFPPGVINILPGFGPTAGAAIASHMGIDKVAFTGSTKVGKLIQEAAGKSNLKRVTLELGGKNPNIIFADADLDLAVEQAHQGVFFNAGQCCTAGSRIYVEEPIYDEFVRRSLERAKRRIVGSPFDPTTEQGPQISREQQNRVLEFVQSGISEGAKLECGGKALGLKGFFIEPTVFSNVRDDMRIAREEIFGPVQMIMKFKTIEEVIERANNTDYGLAAAVFTSDINKAMTISTAMQAGTVWINCFNALSTQCPFGGYKMSGNGRELGESGLKEYAELKTITMKMVAKNS from the exons atttTCATCAACAATGAGTGGCAGGACTCTGTTAGTGGGAAGGTCTTTCCAGCCTACAACCCGGCCACTGGAGAGCAGATCTGTGAGGTCCAGGAGGCAGAGAAG GCTGATGTCGATAAAGCGGTGCAGGCGGCTCGTCTTGCCTTTTCTTTGGGCTCCGTTTGGCGAAGGATGGATGCATCAGAGAGGGGTCGTCTGCTGGCCAAACTGGCTGATCTagtggagagagacagtgtcTATTTAGCA ACTATTGAGTCACTGAACAGTGGGAAACCTTTCCTGCCCACCCTGTTTGTGGACCTCCAAGGAACCATAAAGACACTGAGATACTTCGCTGGATATGCAGATAAGATCCACGGCACTTCCATTCCTATGG ATGGAGAGTATCTGACATTTACCAGATATGAGCCCATTGGAGTCTGTGGACAAATTATCCCT TGGAACTTCCCTCTGATGATGACAGCATGGAAGCTGGGTCCAGCACTCGCTTGTGGAAACACTGTTGTCCTCAAACCCGCTGAACAGACGCCGCTCACCTGCCTCTACATAGCCGCTCTCGTCAAGGAG GCCGGGTTTCCACCGGGAGTCATCAATATTTTGCCAGGATTCGGGCCAACGGCAGGAGCTGCAATTGCTTCGCACATGGGCATAGACAAAGTGGCTTTCACAGGATCAACCAAG GTCGGCAAGCTGATCCAAGAAGCAGCTGGGAAGAGTAACCTGAAGAGAGTGACGCTGGAGCTGGGAGGAAAGAACCCCAACATCATCTTTGCAGATGCTGATT TGGATCTGGCTGTAGAGCAGGCCCACCAGGGCGTGTTTTTCAACGCAGGCCAGTGCTGCACGGCCGGCTCTCGCATCTACGTGGAGGAGCCCATATATGATGAGTTTGTTCGGAGGAGTTTGGAGAGAGCCAAGAGGAGGATAGTCGGCAGCCCCTTTGATCCCACTACTGAGCAGGGTCCACAG ATCAGCCGGGAGCAGCAGAATCGTGTGTTGGAGTTTGTCCAGAGCGGCATCAGTGAAGGAGCCAAGCTGGAGTGTGGAGGCAAAGCTCTGGGCTTGAAAGGGTTCTTCATTGAGCCCACTGTTTTCTCTAACGTGAGGGACGACATGCGCATCGCCAGAGAGGAG ATTTTTGGCCCAGTCCAGATGATCATGAAGTTCAAAACTATCGAGGAAGTGATCGAAAGAGCCAACAACACAGATTATGGTTTGGCTGCAGCCGTATTCACCAGTGACATCAACAAAGCCATGACCATCTCCACAGCCATGCAGGCTGGCACCGTCTG GATAAACTGCTTCAACGCTCTGAGCACACAGTGTCCATTTGGAGGATATAAAATGTCTGGCAATGGACGTGAATT gGGAGAAAGCGGCTTGAAGGAGTACGCAGAACTGAAGACCATCACAATGAAGATGGTCGCCAAGAACTCTTAA